AAGTTATCTTGAACAATTAGATAGCGAACAACTTAAATCCATGCTTAAGGACTACGGATGATTTAAAAAATTTATTTAGTTTTTATTTTTTTATTAATTCTCAGAAAACCGTAAGTTGCAAAGCCAACTAAAAACATATCCAAGTAAATATGCCAAGTAGGAAAAATCTGGTGTATTAATTCCATTAACGTTTTATTGCTACTTGCCAATAAGGATAATCTAAATTTGATTTTTCTCTAATCAATTGTAATTTTCTAGAATTTATTTTTACTACTATTCCATCTGTTGGATATTTACTAAAAAGCTTCCCTTCTAGCCATTGTTTTCTAAATACTTCAACTTGGCTCGTAAAGTTGCATGAAATATCCTGAGGGATCGTGAAGCCAAGCTTTGAAAGACTCTTTTTGGACTCATATTGGTTAAGTGTTGAATTAAGTATTTGAAATGCGCAGAAGCTAAGACTTTCAGAAAATCCCTCTTTAGCTCTTAGAAATCCAGAAGCGATTCTCTGGGAGATATTTGGACTTTGGTTGGGTGCGTATAATTCACCTCTAACTTGAAGAACTCCTCGTAAAGGGAGAGTATTGGGAATGTCTTGGACTTTAATAAGTTTACTAGTAACGTCTGTCCCTTTTCTTGATATTGCTTTCTCCAAGG
This region of Prochlorococcus sp. MIT 0604 genomic DNA includes:
- a CDS encoding NAD-dependent DNA ligase, translating into MKTYLEERIEWYDDNYRNGNALISDKQFDQLEKNLLRTNPNCDYFKKKNKLVLPSIEKDSIDEFLKGLLADTRLLIEPKIDGCAVALQYRDGTLEKAISRKGTDVTSKLIKVQDIPNTLPLRGVLQVRGELYAPNQSPNISQRIASGFLRAKEGFSESLSFCAFQILNSTLNQYESKKSLSKLGFTIPQDISCNFTSQVEVFRKQWLEGKLFSKYPTDGIVVKINSRKLQLIREKSNLDYPYWQVAIKR